A genomic segment from Nicotiana tabacum cultivar K326 chromosome 7, ASM71507v2, whole genome shotgun sequence encodes:
- the LOC107782191 gene encoding nuclear transcription factor Y subunit B-5-like, producing the protein MAQNDEGSNSKEQDRLLPIANVGRIMKQTLPPNAKISKEAKETMQECVSEFIGFVTGEASEKCRKERRKTVNGDDVCWALGTLGFDDYGGTMKRFELSTCGTMN; encoded by the coding sequence ATGGCTCAAAACGATGAAGGAAGTAATAGCAAGGAACAAGATCGTTTGTTGCCTATAGCCAACGTTGGTCGAATAATGAAACAAACTTTACCCCCAAATGCAAAAATCTCaaaagaagcaaaagaaacaaTGCAAGAATGTGTATCTGAGTTTATCGGATTTGTGACCGGTGAAGCATCGGAGAAGTGCCGGAAAGAACGCCGGAAAACGGTGAACGGCGACGACGTTTGTTGGGCTTTGGGAACTTTAGGGTTTGATGATTATGGTGGTACAATGAAGAG